The Shewanella sp. MTB7 genome includes a window with the following:
- a CDS encoding class I SAM-dependent methyltransferase: protein MATDNLISQHYTHGKLLEAIQGALLQQGHSIDKLTSDDIAPVDEFHIGGRLATEHLFAQINFTAEQHILDVGCGLGGTARYIASQFNNRVTGIDLTAEYIETGRCLSQWVGLDKQVSLCCGNALSMAFDDEAFDGASMFHVGMNIQDKVGLFREVYRVLKPISTFVIYDIMRMGSGELLYPVPWATDVDCSHVSTLEHYQLALTQAGFEVHHVDNRGVFALEFFSQMKARNQTNGGLPPLGLHTLMGRNTVDKIGNMLNNIRAGYIAPVELIAYKK from the coding sequence ATGGCGACTGACAATCTAATATCACAGCATTATACTCATGGTAAGCTTCTTGAAGCTATTCAAGGAGCTTTGCTCCAGCAGGGTCACTCCATCGATAAGCTCACTTCAGATGATATCGCTCCCGTTGATGAGTTTCACATCGGGGGCAGATTAGCCACAGAACATCTCTTTGCTCAAATTAACTTTACAGCTGAGCAGCATATTCTAGATGTGGGTTGCGGCTTAGGTGGCACTGCAAGATACATAGCGAGTCAGTTTAATAATCGGGTCACTGGAATCGATCTTACCGCCGAGTATATTGAAACCGGTAGATGCCTATCTCAATGGGTAGGTTTAGATAAACAGGTAAGTCTTTGCTGTGGTAATGCGCTCTCTATGGCCTTTGACGATGAGGCCTTTGACGGGGCCAGTATGTTTCATGTTGGCATGAATATCCAAGATAAAGTCGGATTATTCCGTGAAGTTTATCGAGTTCTCAAGCCCATTAGCACCTTTGTCATTTATGATATCATGCGTATGGGCAGTGGAGAGTTACTTTATCCTGTTCCTTGGGCTACCGATGTTGATTGCAGTCATGTCAGCACACTTGAACATTATCAGTTAGCCCTGACACAGGCTGGATTTGAGGTTCATCATGTGGATAATCGAGGTGTATTTGCGCTTGAGTTTTTTAGCCAAATGAAAGCGCGTAACCAAACTAATGGTGGGCTACCTCCACTGGGTTTACATACGTTGATGGGCCGTAACACGGTGGACAAGATTGGCAATATGCTGAACAACATTCGCGCTGGTTATATTGCGCCTGTTGAGTTAATTGCCTATAAAAAATAG
- a CDS encoding type II secretion system protein has translation MKASVRGFTLIELVVVIIILGLLAVVALPKFINLQDDARRSTMDAQFAAFKSAVKLYHSGWLTQGNTDAIDKLAGFGEGNVASSPAGYPFSTSGILVDTTVFHACEQLWHGITNTDFTIAHVTDGDLMTSDVDIAYTYAGDRCVYRDLYFIQRGGSTQVMDYYFNTGEVVVTSAFYNADGSVQP, from the coding sequence ATGAAAGCGAGTGTAAGAGGATTTACCTTAATTGAGTTAGTGGTCGTGATTATCATACTGGGTCTCTTGGCTGTAGTGGCACTGCCTAAGTTTATCAATCTGCAAGACGATGCCAGAAGGTCCACTATGGATGCTCAGTTTGCCGCGTTCAAAAGTGCGGTCAAACTCTACCACAGTGGCTGGTTAACTCAGGGAAATACTGATGCTATTGATAAACTTGCTGGTTTCGGAGAGGGAAATGTTGCATCAAGTCCTGCAGGTTATCCCTTCTCAACATCGGGTATTCTTGTTGATACGACGGTATTTCATGCCTGCGAACAGTTGTGGCATGGTATTACCAACACAGACTTTACCATCGCCCATGTGACAGATGGGGATTTAATGACCTCAGATGTGGATATAGCATACACCTACGCAGGAGATAGATGTGTTTATCGTGATCTGTACTTCATACAGCGTGGTGGGTCGACGCAGGTGATGGATTACTATTTTAACACTGGAGAGGTGGTGGTTACCTCTGCTTTTTATAATGCGGATGGTTCGGTTCAACCTTAG